One window of Mesorhizobium loti R88b genomic DNA carries:
- a CDS encoding ABC transporter substrate-binding protein, with protein MSNELEFLSRRVAAGKLSRRDFLGRAAALGIAAPFANSLLSSAARAAGPVKGGTLKAGLVGGESTNSLDPALMMTQVPFAFGKMWGELIVELSPDGKLENRIAEEIGSSPDAKVWTLKIRDGIEFHNGKTVTAEDVAATLERHSDEKSKSGALGYMKGIETIKASGKEVVLTLKEPNADLPYLLSDYHLIIQPNGGKDKPDAGISAGPYKIATNEPGVRHGGERFANYWQGDKMGHADQIEIIVINDATARTAALQGGQVNMINRVEPKIVDLIKRVPGVTIRNHAGPGHYVFIMHCNTAPFDNADLRMALKLAIDREEMLNKVLRGYGSLGNDFPINASYPLFTEIEQRKYDPDKAKFHFKKSGHDGSVLLRTSDVAFPGAVDAAQLFQQSAAKAGITLEIKREPGDGYWSEVWNKQPFCASYWGGRSTQDQMYSTAYLSTADWNDTRFIRPDFDKMVLAARAELDETKRKAMYHDMAVMVRDDGGLILPMFNQFIDATGAKVDGWVDDPHQELMNGYALAKCWLQA; from the coding sequence ATGTCGAACGAACTCGAATTCCTTAGCCGGCGTGTCGCAGCAGGCAAGCTGAGCCGTCGTGATTTTCTCGGTCGCGCCGCAGCGCTCGGCATCGCCGCACCTTTCGCCAATTCGCTGCTGTCCAGCGCGGCCCGTGCGGCCGGCCCGGTCAAAGGTGGCACGCTGAAGGCCGGCCTGGTCGGCGGTGAATCCACCAACAGCCTCGACCCGGCGCTGATGATGACGCAGGTTCCGTTCGCCTTCGGCAAGATGTGGGGCGAATTGATCGTCGAGCTGTCGCCCGACGGCAAGCTCGAGAACCGCATCGCCGAGGAGATTGGCTCGTCGCCGGACGCCAAGGTGTGGACGCTGAAGATCCGTGACGGCATCGAATTCCACAATGGCAAGACCGTGACCGCCGAAGACGTGGCCGCCACGCTCGAGCGCCATTCCGATGAAAAGTCGAAGTCGGGCGCGCTCGGCTACATGAAAGGTATCGAGACCATCAAGGCCAGCGGCAAGGAAGTGGTGCTGACGCTGAAGGAGCCGAATGCCGACCTTCCCTACCTGCTCAGCGACTATCACCTGATCATCCAGCCCAATGGCGGCAAGGACAAGCCGGACGCCGGCATCAGCGCCGGCCCATACAAGATCGCCACCAACGAGCCTGGCGTGCGCCATGGCGGTGAACGCTTCGCCAATTACTGGCAGGGCGACAAGATGGGCCATGCCGACCAGATCGAGATCATCGTCATCAACGATGCGACGGCGCGCACGGCGGCCCTGCAGGGCGGTCAGGTCAACATGATCAACCGCGTCGAGCCGAAGATCGTCGACCTGATCAAGCGGGTGCCGGGCGTGACCATCCGCAACCACGCCGGCCCCGGCCACTATGTCTTCATCATGCATTGCAACACGGCACCCTTCGACAACGCCGATCTGCGTATGGCGCTGAAGCTGGCAATCGACCGCGAGGAGATGCTGAACAAGGTGCTGCGCGGCTACGGCTCGCTCGGCAACGACTTCCCGATCAACGCGTCTTACCCGCTGTTCACCGAGATCGAGCAGCGCAAGTATGATCCGGACAAGGCCAAGTTCCACTTCAAGAAGTCGGGTCATGACGGCTCGGTGCTGCTGCGCACGTCGGATGTCGCCTTCCCCGGCGCCGTCGATGCGGCCCAGCTCTTCCAGCAGAGCGCGGCCAAGGCCGGCATCACGCTCGAGATCAAGCGCGAACCGGGCGACGGCTACTGGTCGGAAGTCTGGAACAAGCAGCCCTTCTGCGCCTCCTACTGGGGTGGGCGCTCGACGCAGGACCAGATGTACTCGACCGCCTATCTGTCGACGGCCGACTGGAACGACACCCGTTTCATCCGTCCGGATTTCGACAAGATGGTGCTGGCGGCGCGCGCCGAGCTCGACGAGACCAAGCGCAAGGCGATGTACCACGACATGGCCGTCATGGTGCGCG